In one window of Helianthus annuus cultivar XRQ/B chromosome 17, HanXRQr2.0-SUNRISE, whole genome shotgun sequence DNA:
- the LOC110920440 gene encoding COP9 signalosome complex subunit 7 isoform X2: MDIEQMQAEHIQHFVKQASTINGSTSSLVNIIVQATSHPSLFAFTEILSVPNLLELQGTEDSKYLDLLQMFAHGTWSQYNCNASKLPQLIPEQVLKLKQLTMLTLAEANKVLPYDVLMHELDVVNVRELEDFLINECMYVGIVRGKLDQQRRFFEVQFAAGRDLRPGQLGDMMHTLSDWLGTSDGLLITIQEKIKWADSMSELDKKHKKENVEMLEEAKNALSLKMLFTMSRRLTLTSEGTGVSLNLVE, from the exons atggaTATCGAGCAAATGCAAGCAGAACATATCCAACACTTCGTCAAACAAGCGTCCACCATTAACGGTTCAACATCATCACTCGTAAACATCATTGTTCAAGCTACGTCACATCCTTCTCTCTTCGCTTTCACCGAGATCCTTTCCGTACCGAATCTTCTTGAG CTTCAAGGAACAGAAGATTCTAAATACCTTGATTTACTTCAGATGTTTGCTCATGGAACATGGAGTCAATACAACT GTAATGCTAGTAAACTCCCGCAGTTGATCCCTGAACAGGTCCTCAAGTTAAAGCAACTCACCATGCTCACATTAGCTGAGGCTAACAAG GTACTCCCCTATGATGTGCTGATGCATGAATTGGACGTGGTAAATGTCCGTGAGCTTGAAGATTTTCTTATCAACGAGTGCATGTATGTG GGCATAGTAAGGGGCAAGCTAGATCAGCAGAGGAGATTTTTTGAG GTGCAATTTGCAGCAGGCAGGGATCTCAGGCCCGGTCAATTAGGGGACATGATGCATACACTCTCAGATTG GTTGGGTACATCAGACGGCTTACTTATTACAATTCAAGAAAAGATAAAATGGGCAGACTCCATGAGTGAGCTGGACAAGAAACATAAAAAGGAAAATGTTGAAATGCTTGAAGAAGCGAAGAATGCACTCTCCCTCAAG ATGTTATTCACTATGAGCAGGCGGCTGACATTGACTTCCGAGGGCACGGGCGTTTCGCTGAACCTGGTGGAATAA
- the LOC110920440 gene encoding COP9 signalosome complex subunit 7 isoform X1 — MDIEQMQAEHIQHFVKQASTINGSTSSLVNIIVQATSHPSLFAFTEILSVPNLLELQGTEDSKYLDLLQMFAHGTWSQYNCNASKLPQLIPEQVLKLKQLTMLTLAEANKVLPYDVLMHELDVVNVRELEDFLINECMYVGIVRGKLDQQRRFFEVQFAAGRDLRPGQLGDMMHTLSDWLGTSDGLLITIQEKIKWADSMSELDKKHKKENVEMLEEAKNALSLKAADIDFRGHGRFAEPGGIMDFGEDRRSKRRRHPMG, encoded by the exons atggaTATCGAGCAAATGCAAGCAGAACATATCCAACACTTCGTCAAACAAGCGTCCACCATTAACGGTTCAACATCATCACTCGTAAACATCATTGTTCAAGCTACGTCACATCCTTCTCTCTTCGCTTTCACCGAGATCCTTTCCGTACCGAATCTTCTTGAG CTTCAAGGAACAGAAGATTCTAAATACCTTGATTTACTTCAGATGTTTGCTCATGGAACATGGAGTCAATACAACT GTAATGCTAGTAAACTCCCGCAGTTGATCCCTGAACAGGTCCTCAAGTTAAAGCAACTCACCATGCTCACATTAGCTGAGGCTAACAAG GTACTCCCCTATGATGTGCTGATGCATGAATTGGACGTGGTAAATGTCCGTGAGCTTGAAGATTTTCTTATCAACGAGTGCATGTATGTG GGCATAGTAAGGGGCAAGCTAGATCAGCAGAGGAGATTTTTTGAG GTGCAATTTGCAGCAGGCAGGGATCTCAGGCCCGGTCAATTAGGGGACATGATGCATACACTCTCAGATTG GTTGGGTACATCAGACGGCTTACTTATTACAATTCAAGAAAAGATAAAATGGGCAGACTCCATGAGTGAGCTGGACAAGAAACATAAAAAGGAAAATGTTGAAATGCTTGAAGAAGCGAAGAATGCACTCTCCCTCAAG GCGGCTGACATTGACTTCCGAGGGCACGGGCGTTTCGCTGAACCTGGTGGAATAATGGATTTTGGTGAAGACCGACGATCCAAGAG GAGACGGCATCCGATGGGATGA